The segment TCCGCGCCGCAGGGCCTGGAGGCGCAGACGTGCGTGCTGGCGAGCGAGGGACGGACCTGGGGCCGGAGTTACTACCGCAACACCAGCGGCCGGGCGCTGGACGCCGTGCTGACCGTGATGGGCCCGGCGGGACGGACGGTGCAGATCCGCTGCGCCGTGGCGGCGGGGGACGAACCGGGGCTGTGCGAGACGCCCCGGGGGGAGTCCGCGGGGGCGCCGGACGCCTACTCGGCTGTAGCGGAGTTTGCAGTTCCGGATGATGAAGGGCGGCTGCTGCTGCGGTCCGGGAGCAACTCGGCGGCCCCGACGGGCGGTTGAGCGCCGCCGAAAGACAGAGGCCCGGTCGCTGGCGACGGGGGATGCACCAGCGACCGGGCTACAAGAACGGTAACAAGAGATCGCCTGTTCGCAAATTCGATCTCTGATATTCAGACATCGATTTGCAGGCGATTAGCGGGAGTTGTGACACCGGTCACCGGTCACCGGACCCGCGCGCGGCCGTGCGCCGCACGCGGGCCGCGCCCCGTGCCGGGCGGGCGTCAGCTCAGCGTCACCTGGCGGTTGGTGAGCCCGCCGCGCGCCCGGCGCTCCTCCGCGGTCAGCGGGGCGTCGGTGGCGAGGGCCGTGGCCAGGCGCTCCGCGAACTCGGCGGCGGGCTTCTCCACGTCATCGGCGGTGACCCCGGTGGGCAGGTCCCAGACGGGAACCATCAGGCCGTGGGCGCGGAAGGAGCCGACGAGCTTGGTGCCCTCGCCGAGGGAGGAGGTGCCCGCCGCGTGCAGCCGCGCCAGGGCGTCGAGCAGCTTCTCCTCCGGGTGCGGCATGACCCAGCGCAGGTGGTTCTTGTCCGGGGTCTCGCACCAGTAGGCCGCGTCCACGCCCGTGAGCTTGACGGTCGGGATGGCGGCCGCGTTGGCGCGCTCCAGGGAGGCGGCGATCTCCGGGGAGGCGTTCTGGGCGCTTTCCGCGTCCGGAATCCAGAATTCGAAGCCGCTGTGCACAACCGGCTCGAAAACGCCGTCCAGGGCGAGGAGATCCTGAAGTCGCGGACCCTCGGCCGGCACGCGCCGGGCCGGAACCGGGTTGCCCGGCTCGGTGGCGATCGCGCGCTCCAGGGTGTCGGCCATGTCGCGGGCCAGGTCCCCGGAGGTCGACTCGTTCTGCAGGCCGAGCAGGACCGAGCCGTCCTCGCGCCGCAGGGCCGGCCAGGCCATGGGCAGCACGGTTACCAGCGTGACGGACGGGACGCCTTCGGGCAGACCGTCCTTGAGCGTCAGCGGGACGGTGGCCGCGGGGACGAGCTCGCGCAGCGCCACCCAGTCGCACTCGCCCGGCAGCCCCTCGAAGGGACGCCGCACGTGCTCGGTGACGGCGTGCGCGGCGGCCGCGCCGTGACAGGCCTTGTAACGGCGCCCGGAACCGCAGGGGCAGGGCTCGCGCGCGCCCACCACCGGGATCTCCCCGTTGTCGAGCTGCGGCTTCGCGGTCTTCGCGGCGGGGCGCTTCTTGGCCATCGTGGGTGTCTCCCGGTTGCGGCGGTACGGCGGTGTCTCTGGGCGCGAGCCTAGCCGTTCGTACCGCCGGAACCGGTGGGGTGCGGCCGGGAGCACGGTCGGCGTGCGCTCCCGGAAGACCGCGTGTGCGGACGGCCGGTGCCGCTGGTCGGTGCCGCCACTCGGTGCCGCCGGTCGGCGTTGCGGGCGCCGACGCCGGACCGTCAGGCGTCGAGATCGTCGAAAGCGGAGGCGAAGTCGATCGCCGGGGGAGCGACGCGCGTAGCGAAATCGTCGTGCCGGGGTCCCCTGGCGACGACCACCCACACCGTGACCTCGCCCGCTGCCCCGTCCCGCACACCCCAGTCCTGGGCCAGCGCACTGATGATGTTCAGCCCGCGGCCCCCGTGCGCGGTGACCGAGGGCGTGGCCGGGATGGGGCGGGTCGGGCCGCCGCCGTCCGTGACCTCGACCGTCAGGCGCCCCGCCTTGTCGACGCGCCACGCGGCGCGGATCTCGCCGTCACCGACGTCCCGGGCACCCAGCGGTCGGCCGTGCCGGCAGGCATTGCTGAGGAGTTCGGAAAGGATCAGTACGGCATCGTCCACGACCGATTCGGACACTCCGCTGATGCGCAGCTGCTCGCGCATCCGGTGCCTCGCCTCGCCCACGCCCGCAGGACCATGGCGAATGTCCATGCACGACGACGTGGGCACTTCCTGTGCCATCACCAACGCCACCCCCGGAACCTCCTTAGCCCCACGCCATGGTCTGGATGCCCCACTGGCCTGGACCGGAAACCGCCGCTGCGCACCCCTCTGACGCATTCATGACCACGAATGCGGAACGGATGCGCCGGGGCACGCCCTGTCACGGCCGGGGCCCCTGTGGCTGGTGCGCAAAAGGGGACGTCAGCGCCCGAGTTGTGACAGAACCTGACGCGGCCTGTTCGTGATGATCGCTTCTACACCCAGATCAGCGCATAGCTGAACATCATCCGGTTCGTTCACGGTCCATACGTGCACGGAGTGGCCCGCGGCCTGGAGCTTGCGGATGAAGCCGGGGTGGTTGCGCACGATCCGCATGGCGGGCCCCGCGATCCGCACGCCCGCGGGCAGGCGGCCGTCGCGCATCCGGGGTGAGACGAACTGCATGAGGTAGACGGTCGGGACCGTCGGGGCGGCCGCGCGCACCCGGTGCAGGGAGCGCGCCGAGAAGCTCATGACCCGGACGGGGTGGGGGCCGTCGGCGGGCGGGGCGTCCAGCCCGAAGCGCTTGAGGAGGAAGAGCAGGCGCTCCTCCACCTGTCCGGCCCAGCGGGTGGGATGTTTCGTCTCGATCGCCAGCTGTACGGGCCGGCCGGCGTCGGCCACCAGCTCCAGCAGCCGCTCCAGGGTGAGCACGGAGGTCCGCTCCGGGTCCGCGTCCCAGTCGGGGGACTCCTCGCGGTCCTTCCAGGAGCCGAAGTCGAGGGCGGCCAGTTCCGCCAGCTCCAGGGCCGAGACGGCGCCCCGGCCGTTGGAGGTGCGGTTGACGCGGCGGTCGTGGACCAGCACCAGATGGCCGTCGGCGGTCAGCCGGATATCGCATTCGAGGGCGTCGGCGCCGTCCTCGATGGCCTTCCGGTAGGCGGCCAGGGTGTGCTCGGGGGCATCCTCCGAGGCGCCGCGGTGGGCGACGACCTGGATGGGGTGCGGCGTTGCGTGGGTCACCTGGTCATGGTGCCACCGAGGAGTACCCGCATGGCGGGGTGACTCCTGGAGGTCCGTCCCATATGTCGGATATAAAGGTAGGCGGCAGACGCACAGGTCCGGCTTACAGTGCTCTGACGGGTCATGGGAAAGGCTTCACCCTGGAACTTCTACGGTGCGTCGAACGTTCAGTCGGACCGATGCCCGGACGGTACCGGGGCGGTATCGCCTGATATTTCCAGCAGCCGTATTGGCCGTGTAAGCCGTGTGTGACGAGGGAGAGAGCGCTGTGAGCACCGAGAACGAGGGCACCGCGGCCCCGACACCCCCCGCGGCCCCGTCCGCACCTCCCGTGCCGGTGGCCGCCTCCACACCCGAACCGGCCGCGCCGGCGGCACCCCAGGACGCCCCGGCTCCGGGCACCGAACACACCCAGCAGCTCCCTCCCGCCCCGGCGGCGCCCCCGGCCTACGGCCACGAGCAGGCCCCGGCCGCCCCGCCGGCGCCCCCCGCCCACCCGGCGGCGGCCCCCGCCACGGCCCCGTACGGCGCGGAGGCCTGGCCCCCGCCGCCGCCGGCCGTTCCCTCGTACGGCGGTGGCGGCCAGGGCGGCGGCGCCTGGGGCGTGCCGCTCACCGCCGACGGCGCTCCGCAGCCCAAGCCGAAGGGCCGGGGCGGTCTGATCGCGGCGGTCCTCGTGGCGGCCCTGCTCGCGGGCGGCTTGGGCGGCGGCATCGGCTACTGGGCGGCCCAGCGCGACCACAGCGGATCCGGTTCGACCACCATCAGCGCGCCCAACATCCCGAAGGACCTCAAGCGGGACGCGGGCTCCGTCGCGGGCCTCGCCGCCGCCGCGCTGCCCAGCGTCGTCACCATCGAGGCCTCGGCCGGGGACGGCGAGGGCGGCACCGGCACCGGGTTCATCTACGACGAGCAGGGCCACATCCTCACCAACAACCACGTGGTGGCCTCCGCCGCCAACGGCGGCAAGCTCTCCGCCACCTTCTCCGACGGGAAGAAGTACGAGGCCGAGGTCGTGGGCCGGGCACAGGGCTACGACGTGGCCGTCATCAAGCTGAAGAACCCGCCGGCCAACCTCAAGCCGCTGCCGCTCGGCGACTCGGACAAGGTCGCGGTCGGCGACCCGACCATCGCGATCGGTGCCCCCTTCGGCCTGTCCAACACGGTCACCACCGGCATCATCAGCGCGAAGAACCGCCCGGTGGCCTCCGGCGACGGCTCCGGCGGCAAGAACTCCTACATGAGCGCGCTGCAGACGGACGCCTCCATCAACCCCGGCAACTCCGGCGGCCCGCTGATCGACGGCCGCGGCGCGGTCATCGGCATCAACTCCGCGATCCAGTCCGCCGGCAACGGCGGCTTCGGCGGCGGCCAGGCCGGCTCGATCGGCCTCGGCTTCGCCATCCCGATCAACCAGGCCAAGAACGTGGCCAAGTCGCTGATCGAAACGGGCAAGCCGGTCTATCCGGTGATCTCCGTCTCCGTGGACCTCCAGGCCAAGACCGACGGCGCCAAGATCTCCGAGCAGGGCGCCCCGGCCAACGAGCTGGTAGACCCGAACGGTCCGGCCGGCAAGGCGGGCCTCAAGCCCGGCGACATCATCACGGAGTTCGGCGGGAAGCAGGTCGACAGCGGCCCGACCCTGATCAGCCTGATCTGGACGTACAAGCCGGGCGACACCGTGAAGCTGACCTACCTGCGCGGCGGCAAGCCGACCACGGTCGACATCACGCTCGGCTCGCGCGTCGGCGACAAGTAGCCGCGGAGCGCGAGCCGGCGACAGGTAGCCGCGCACCGCGAGCCGGCGCGTGAACGCCGCTCGACGGTGGCTTGACGGGAGGGGCTGTGGCCGGGAATCCGCCTACGGCCCCTCCCAATATCTGCTTATGCTTCGCTGGTGTTCGATTCACGGCACATACGGACATTCCATGAAGTGGTCGCCGCGGGGTCGTACTCGGCCGCCGCTCGGGTCCTGGGCTACACCCAGCCCGCGATCACCCAGCAGATGAAGGCGCTCGAACGAGCCGTCGGGACACCCCTGTTCACCCGGGTGGGCCGGAGGATGAAGCTCACCGAGGCCGGGGAGTCGCTGGCCCGGCACGCCGAGTCCATCCTCGGCAGCCTCTCGGCCGCCGAGGCCCAGCTGAAGGCGTACACGAGGCTGCGCACCGGGCGCGTACGGGTCTGCGGGTTCCCCAGCGCCAACGTCACCCTGGTCCCCGAGGCCCTCAGCGGCCTCGCCAAGGACCATCCCGGAGTCCAGGTCGAGCTTCTGGAAGGGGAGCCCCCGGAATCCCTGCGCAGGCTCCAGCGCGGCGAGTGCGACATCACCCTGGCCTTCACCTATCCCGGGCTGCACGAGGAGATCCCCGAGGAGGTCGCCGAGGTCAGGCTGCTGGAGGACCAGCTGACGGTGCTGCTGCCGACCGGGCACCCGCTCGCCCGGCGCCGGGCGGTGCACCTGGCCGACCTCGCCGAGGAGCAGTGGATCGCCGGCTGCCCGCGCTGCCGGGCGAACCTGCTGCACGAGTGCGCCGAGCTGGGCTTCGTGCCCGACATCAGGTTCGCCACGGACGACAACCTCGTGGTCCAGAGCCTGGTCGCGCAGGGGCTGGGCGTGGCGATGATGCCGGCGCTGGTCCTGCCCTCGCTGTCACTGAGCCGGGTCTGCGGCCGGGTGCTGGAGCCCGCTGCCCGCCGCCACATCGCCGCGTACGTCTACCGCGACCACCTGCGGATCCCGGCGACCGCCGTGGTCCTCGACGAGCTCAAGCGGGTCGCCTCGAACCGCGTCGGCTGCTGACCCCAGCGAGGTGTCCGCAGCCCCGATCCATAAGCAGAGATTGGGATTTCAGGTCATAACTGTCGTTGGACGTGATGAATCGGCCGTCGGACGCTGCTTGTATGACCACCACCACGCCGGCCCGTACGACCACGAGGATGGCCGCCCTCGTCAGTGAGATCCGCACGGTCGTCGACCGGGGGCTGGCCCCGGACCTGACCGCCTACCTCGTCGGCGAGCGCCTCGCCCCGCATCTCGGCGCGTCCGATCTCCTGACCGCGGAACAGCAGGAGGGCGACCCGCAGCACTACCGCCAGCACATCCTGCACGCCGAGGCGGACGGCAGCTTCTCGGTGGTCGCACTGGTCTGGATGCCGGGGCAGGAGACCTGTATCCACGACCACGTGTCGTGGTGCGTGGCCGGGGTGCACCAGGGCGAGGAGAGCGAGCGCCGCTACCGGCTCGCGCCCGGCGCGGACGCGGCCCGTCTGGTGGCCACCGAGGACGTGGTCAACGCCCAGGGCGAGGTCTGCGGCTTCGCCCCGCCCGGGGACATCCACCGGGTGCGCAACTCCTGTACCGGCAAGGCGATATCGATCCACGTCTACGGGGCCGACGTCTCCCGCCTGGGCAGCAGCATCCGCCGCGTCTACACGCTCCCCGTCGACTGATGGCCCTCCTCCACCGCCCCCACAGCGAGGCGGTCCCCGTTGTTTCACGTGAAACACCAACCCCCTGGCCGGGCTTGGGCCTGGCCGCCGCCGGCGCGCTGGTGGCCTGGTGCGTGCACCGGCTGGTCCCCGGCATACCGATGCTGACCGCCTCGGTGGTGCTGGGCATCGCGGTGGCCCACGTCCCCGGCGTACGGACCGTCGTACGCGGACCGGCCCGCCCGGGTCTGTCCCTGGCCGGGCGGCGGCTGATGCGGATCGGCATCGTCCTGCTGGGCCTGGGGCTCGGCCTGGACCAGGTGCTCCGGCTGGGCTGGGCGACGGTGGCCATGGTGACCGCGGTGGTCGCGGCCACCTTCTTCGGCACCATCTGGCTGGGCCGCCGTCTCGGGCTCCCGGGGGACCAGCCCCTGCTGATCGCCACGGGGTACTCCATCTGCGGGGCCTCGGCCATCGGCGCCGTGAGCGAGGTGTCCGGAAGCGACGAGGAGGACGTGGCCTCCTCGGTGGCACTGGTCACTCTCTGCGGAACCCTCGCCATCGCCGTACTCCCCTTGCTCCAGGGTCCCTTGGGGCTCTCCGACCTGTCCTTCGGCCGTTGGGTGGGCGCCAGCGTCCACGACGTCGGCCAGGTGGTGGCGACGGCTCAGACCGCCGGTCCCGGCGCGCTCGGCGAGGCCGTTCTGGTCAAGCTGATGCGGGTGGCCCTGCTGGCCCCGCTGGTGGCGGCCGTGGCCTTCTCCATGCGGGCGCGGCGTCGCGGCGTGCGCACCTCCTCCGGGAAGCGTCCGGCGCCGGTGCCCCTGTTCGTCCTCGGGTTCCTGGCGGCGGCCGGGCTGCGTGCGACGGGCCTGCTGCCCCACACGGCCCTGGACTGGGCGCACACGGCCCAGGAGGCCCTCCTGGCCGCGGCCCTGTTCGGTCTGGGCAGCGCCGTCCACCTGCCGACCCTGGCCCGCACCGGCGGGCGTGCCGCTCTGCTGGGCCTCGGGGCCTGGGTGGTCGTGGCGGGCGTCTCCTACGCCGGGGTGCTGGTGACCACATGACGCCCCGACCCGGGGGGAGTTGGCCATTTCCTGGCCGGAACCGACCGAACGTCCGGACCGCCCCCTGACTTCTCGGGTTCCCCGTGCGAACCTGCCCGCGCAGACCGAACGGCCGAACACTCGAACAGCCGATCCGCACCGACAGCTCTTCACCCCACCCTGCCCGGATCCGTCCGGTCCGGGCACGGCAGAAGGAGTCCTGCGTGAATCGTCATCGCACGGCGCTGTCCGTCCTCCTCGCCGCCGGCGCCCTGCTCACCGGCGCCCTGACGGCGGCCTCCCCCTCGGCGGCCGCGGAGTCGCCCTCCTCGTTCCGGCCCCGGCAGAGCCCCGGCTTCTGGACGGCCGAGCGGATGCGCCAGGCCACCCCGCTCGACGTGACGGCCATCCCGGGCGGGACGCGCACGCTCCCCGCGCCGGCGGCCCCGCCGACCCGGGTGGCCCCGACCTCCCCCACGGCGTTCCCGCAGGCCGGCGGGGCCTGGACGGGCGGCGGGGCGGTCGTGAAGACCTCGGGCCGGGTGTTCTTCACCTTCCAGGGCCGCACGGCCTCCTGCTCGGGCGACTCCATCACCAGCCAGAACGGCAGCACGGTCATCACGGCCGGGCACTGCGTGAAGTACCAGGGAGCCTGGCACACCAACTGGATCTTCGTCCCGGGCTACGACAACGGCAACGCCCCGTACGGCCAGTGGGCGGCCACCAAGACCCTGGCCACCGACCAGTGGGCGGCGAGCGAGGACATGAACATGGACGTCGGCCTCGCCGTCGTCGCCCCGCAGAACGGACGTACGCTCAGCCAGGTCGTCGGGGCGCAGGGCATCCAGTTCAACGGCGGCTACAACAAGAAGATGTACTCCTTCGGCTTCCCGGCGGCCGCGCCGTACGACGGCACCAAGCTCGTCTACTGCAGCGCCAACACGGGCAAGGACTTCCTGCTCACCAAGGACCACAGCATGTCCTGCAACATGACCGGCGGCTCCAGCGGAGGTCCCTGGTTCCAGGACTTCAACGAGTCGACGGGCCTGGGCACGCAGGTGTCGGTGAACAGCTTCGGCTACAACTTCCTGCCGAACACGATGTTCGGCCCGTACTTCGGCCCGGAGGCCAAGGCGGCCTACGACAAGGCGCAGACCTCCTGACACCCGGACACCCAGACCCCGCCACGGACGACTCCCACCCCACCCGCCCCCACATCCCGGTACTCTGTACCGGCCAGGTGGGTTGCCCGAGCGGCCTAAGGGAACGGTCTTGAAAACCGTCGTGGCGCGAGTCACCGTGGGTTCAAATCCCACACCCACCGCACCAGGTCGGCGCAGGCGCCGACGGGAAGGGGCGCCCCTCGTCGAGGGGCGCCCCTTCTGCGTCTCCTCCGGGCTCCCGTGCGGGGTCTTGGTTCTTCCGGGTGGTGTTCGTCGGAAGATCGGCGTGCGGGGTGGGTGGCGTGCGGTTGCGGTCGCATCATGACGAATGTATGCAGATCCGCCCATCGGGACATCGGGAATCGAGGCGTTCGTCATGACCCACCGCAGCAGCACCACGTCGATCTGGACCTCCTTCCTGTCCGTGCTCAGGGCGCTCCTGGGTGCTCTCGGCCTGGTGGGCAAGGCGGCCCCGGCGGGTGCCGAGCCGGCCGCGGTGGCCACTCCTTCGGCTCCCGTCGCGCGGCAGACCGTTCCGGTTGCGCGGCGGACGTGGCGGGCGATGATGCGCGGCGGCTCGCGCCCTCCGACGATCAAGCAGCGGATCCGGGCCGAGGCCCACGGCAAGAGCCCGTCGGTGCGCCGCTCCGCGACCGCCGCCGCCCTCGCCCCTGACCGGGATGCGGTCGCGCTCGCCGCGTAGCGGGGGCTTGCTCCGGCGGATTCCGGGGGCGCGCGGGGGGCGTGAAGCTTGGTACGGCAGGGCCGCAGGGCCGGGAGACGGTGGGGTTCCCGGACGGTGCGGCCCTTTTCGGCATGTCCGGGTCGAGTCAGTTTGACGGAACGATTCTCCTGCCCCTTCCGCGCGGCGGGCGACGTCCGGCCATCGCCGGGCCTCCCGACCTTGACATCCCCGGTGAATCTGACGGACAGTCAGTTTCACTCGGTCCGATGTGAAGCCAGGAGGCCAGCGCCGTGCACCTCGCTCCGTCCGAAGGGCAGTCACGGCTACGCGCCGAACTGCGCGAGTACTTCAGGGACCTGCTGCCCGACGGGGTCCCCGACGACCCGGCGGCGCAGCGCATTCTGCTGCGCCGCATCGGCGCCGACGGGCTGCTCGGGGTGGGCTGGCCCGTCGAGTACGGAGGCCAGGGTCGCGGCCCGGAAGAGCAGTTCGTGCTCTTCGACGAGGCCTACCGGGCCGGGGCCCCCGTCTCCATGGTCACCCTCAACACCGTCGGCCCCACCCTGATGAAATACGGCACCCCGGAGCAGAAGGACTACTTCCTGCCCCGCATCCTGCGGGGTGAGACCGTCTTCGCCATCGGCTACTCGGAGCCCGAGGCCGGCACCGATCTCGCCGCGCTGCGCACCCGTGCCGTCCGCGACGAGAACGGCGACTGGGTGATCGACGGACAGAAGATCTTCACCTCCAACGCCCAGAAGGCCGACTGGATCTGGCTCGCCTGCCGCACCGACCCGCAGGCCCCCAAGCACAAGGGCATCTCCATCATCCTGGTGCCCACCGACAGCCCCGGCTTCTCCTGGACCCCGATCGACACCGTCGGAGGCCTCACCACCACGGCGACGTACTACGACGGCATCCGGGTCCCCGCCGGCCACCTCGTCGGCCCCGAGAACGGCGGCTGGGGCCTGATCACCAACCAGCTCAACCACGAACGCGTCGCCCTCGCCGCCATCGGCATGCAGGCCGAGGACTTCTACGAGGCCGCCCGCGCCCACGCCCGCACCCCCGACCCAGCCACCGGCGAACGCCCCGCCGACCGGCCCTGGGTCCGGGCGAGGCTCGCCGAGGCCCACGCCCGGCTGGCCGCCGTGCGGCTCCTCAACTGGCGGCTCGTCCAGGACGTGGGCGCGGGGACCCTGGCCCCCGGCGACGCCAGCGGAGTGAAGTTCCTCGGCACCGAGTCCGCCGTCGAGGTGTACCGGATCTGCCAGGAGGTGGTCGGGGAGGAGGCCCTCGTCAGGGGGCCGGAGGCCTTCCTCGGCGGCGAACTGGAACGGATGAACCGCGCGGCCCAGATCAACACCTTCGGCGGCGGGGTCAGCGAGGTCCAGCGCGAGATCGTCGCCTTGATGCGGCTCGGCATGAAGGGGAGGAAGCGATGACCGCCGACCGGACGACCACCGGGAAGACGACCGCCGCCGACCGGACGACCGCCGCCGGGATGACGGCCGGCGCCGGGGCGACCGCCGCCGCCGCGGAAGCGGAGCTGCTCCGGCGGCTCAAGGCCTTCGAGGGCAGGGCCGCCGCCACTGCGGGCCGCGCCAAGGACCCGGTCAACGAGCCCATGATCCGCCACTGGTGCGAGGCCATGGGCGACACCAACCCCGCGTACACCGGGCCCGAGGCCATCGCCCCGCCGACCATGCTCCAGGCCTGGACGATGGGCGGCCTCTCCGGCCACACCGGCCGCGCCACCGCCCACGACGAACTCTTCGCCCTCCTCGACGCCGCGGGCTGCACCTCGGTGGTCGCCACCGACTGCGAACAGGAGTACCTGCGCCCGCTCCGCCCCGGCGACACCATCACCTTCGACGCCGTGATCGAGTCCGTTTCCCCGCGCAAGACGACCAAGCTGGGCACCGGCCACTTCGTCACGACCCGGATGGACGTCCACGCGGGCGGCGAGCTCGCCGGGACGCACCGTTTCCGCATCCTCAAGTACGCCCCGGCCGCCAAGCGGCCCCCCGTGAAGCCCGAGGCGGAGGCGAAGCCACAGCGGCCCCGCCCCGTGGTCAACCGCGACAACCAGGGCTTCTGGGACGGGGTCCTGGAACACAAGCTGCTGATCCAGCGCTGCACCGCCTGCGCGACCCTGCGCTTCCCCTGGCTGCCCGGCTGCAACGCCTGCTCCTCCCCCGACTGGGACACCGTCGAGGCGAGCGGCGCCGGCACCGTCTTCTCGTACGTCGTCATGCACCACCCGCCCTTCCCGGCCTTCGACCCTCCCTACGCGGTCGCCCTGGTCGAGCTGGCCGAAGGGGTACGCGTGATCAGCAACATCACCGGAGTCCCCTACGACAAGGTCCGCATCGGCCTCCCCGTCCACCTGGAGTTCCTCCGCGTCGACGACACCCTCGAACTCCCCGTCTTCCGAGCGGAGGCGGGCTGACATGGACTTCCACCCCACCGAGGAACAGGCCGCCGCGGCGGCCCTGGCCGCCCGGATCTTCGGCGACCTCGCCACCCACGAACGCCTCGCCGCGGCCGGCACCGGCAGCGACGCCGAACTGTGGAAGGCCCTGACCACCGCCGGCCTGACCGCCGCCGTGGAGGAGGTCGGCCTCCTCGGCCTGGTCCTCCTCCTGGAGGAGCAGGGCCGCACCACCGCCCAGGTGCCCTACGCCGCCACCTGCGCCTACGGCATCCTGCCCGTGGCCGCGCACGGCAGCCCCGGGCAGCGCGCCCGCCTGCTGCCGGCCCTCGGCTCGGGCGAAGCCGTCGCCACCGGTGCCTTCCCCGCCCGCCGG is part of the Streptomyces katrae genome and harbors:
- a CDS encoding bifunctional MaoC family dehydratase N-terminal/OB-fold nucleic acid binding domain-containing protein — protein: MTAGAGATAAAAEAELLRRLKAFEGRAAATAGRAKDPVNEPMIRHWCEAMGDTNPAYTGPEAIAPPTMLQAWTMGGLSGHTGRATAHDELFALLDAAGCTSVVATDCEQEYLRPLRPGDTITFDAVIESVSPRKTTKLGTGHFVTTRMDVHAGGELAGTHRFRILKYAPAAKRPPVKPEAEAKPQRPRPVVNRDNQGFWDGVLEHKLLIQRCTACATLRFPWLPGCNACSSPDWDTVEASGAGTVFSYVVMHHPPFPAFDPPYAVALVELAEGVRVISNITGVPYDKVRIGLPVHLEFLRVDDTLELPVFRAEAG